A section of the Solitalea canadensis DSM 3403 genome encodes:
- a CDS encoding START-like domain-containing protein: MGAKKKYSLEYEIHSSPKILFNFISTPNGLAQWFADDVTVRDDLYTFRWNSELQKARLLGLRDNKSVKFKWEDDEPYCYFELEILQDELTGDVALAVTDFTTEDEKSEKKLIWDNQVDNLLSLIGA, from the coding sequence ATGGGAGCTAAAAAGAAATATAGCCTTGAATATGAGATACATTCATCGCCTAAAATATTATTTAATTTTATCAGTACACCGAACGGGTTGGCCCAATGGTTCGCTGATGATGTAACTGTGAGAGATGATCTCTATACTTTTAGGTGGAACTCGGAACTTCAAAAGGCACGATTGCTCGGTCTGCGGGACAATAAATCAGTAAAGTTTAAGTGGGAAGATGATGAACCATATTGTTATTTTGAATTAGAAATTCTACAAGACGAACTTACAGGCGATGTTGCGTTAGCAGTTACCGATTTTACTACCGAAGATGAAAAAAGTGAAAAGAAATTAATCTGGGACAATCAGGTTGATAATCTCTTGAGTCTTATCGGAGCATAA
- a CDS encoding LptF/LptG family permease, whose product MKKLHKLIIISYLRPFVATFFIVSFILLMLFLFKYIDELVGKGLEWYTILQLLGYNFAVNVPLALPLAILLASIMTFGNLGEQYELVAIKASGISLSRAMIPLVVVMVFLSIAAFYFSNIVMPHSFLKMASLLYDVRQKKAAFNIPEGVFYNDLEGYSIRVNHKDKDGKTLHELMIYDHTKGNGNMSVIMANKGEMFKSDDGRYLVLNLFDGVRYEESPGDNGYNERQRQTRIRFKEFGLKFDMSGFNLSRTKEELFKDNYQMLNVRQLMAKEDSLQNLMALKQRNLSLYVKPTFLIYRPQANFAKLKADTNLKWKNKDIIMNLPKSDRLLTVDDAINSMRNVKSYLTSAKDEDKAQVEILRKHMVEFHRKFTLSFACMVLFFIGAPMGAIVRKGGLGLPVVVSILFFLVFHVLSISGEKFAKQGALAPYQGMWMATIVLVPIGAFLTYKAATDSALFDVEKYQRFFKNLFSKKKEV is encoded by the coding sequence ATGAAAAAGCTTCATAAGCTCATAATAATATCGTATTTAAGACCTTTCGTAGCAACCTTCTTTATCGTTTCATTCATCTTATTGATGTTGTTTTTATTTAAATACATCGATGAGTTGGTTGGAAAGGGTTTAGAGTGGTACACTATTCTTCAGTTATTGGGCTATAATTTTGCGGTTAACGTTCCGTTAGCCTTGCCGTTGGCCATACTTTTAGCCTCTATCATGACCTTTGGTAACCTGGGCGAGCAGTATGAACTGGTAGCAATTAAGGCATCCGGCATTTCATTATCCAGAGCTATGATTCCGTTGGTAGTGGTGATGGTATTCTTAAGTATTGCAGCTTTTTATTTCTCCAATATCGTGATGCCTCATTCCTTTCTTAAAATGGCCTCGCTACTCTATGATGTAAGGCAAAAGAAAGCAGCATTCAATATTCCGGAGGGCGTTTTTTACAATGACCTCGAAGGATATTCCATTCGAGTGAACCATAAAGATAAAGACGGCAAAACCCTTCATGAGCTTATGATCTATGATCATACCAAAGGAAATGGCAATATGAGCGTAATCATGGCGAATAAAGGGGAGATGTTTAAATCTGATGATGGTCGTTATTTAGTGTTAAATTTGTTTGATGGGGTTCGTTATGAAGAATCGCCGGGTGATAATGGCTATAATGAACGTCAGCGACAAACACGTATTCGGTTTAAGGAGTTTGGGTTGAAGTTCGATATGTCGGGCTTTAATCTTTCCAGAACAAAGGAAGAATTATTTAAAGATAACTATCAAATGCTGAATGTTCGTCAGCTAATGGCGAAAGAAGATTCCCTGCAAAACCTGATGGCCCTAAAGCAACGTAACCTGAGTTTGTACGTAAAACCAACCTTTTTAATATACCGTCCGCAGGCAAACTTTGCTAAATTAAAAGCCGATACCAACCTTAAGTGGAAAAATAAGGACATCATAATGAATTTGCCTAAGTCGGATCGCTTGCTCACTGTTGATGATGCAATAAATTCGATGAGAAATGTTAAAAGCTATTTAACATCGGCTAAGGATGAAGATAAGGCACAGGTAGAAATTTTAAGAAAGCATATGGTCGAATTTCACCGTAAATTTACCTTGTCATTCGCTTGTATGGTATTGTTCTTTATCGGTGCGCCAATGGGAGCAATTGTACGTAAAGGCGGATTAGGATTACCTGTTGTAGTGTCGATCTTGTTTTTCCTTGTTTTTCACGTTTTATCAATCAGTGGTGAAAAGTTTGCAAAACAAGGGGCTTTGGCTCCTTATCAGGGAATGTGGATGGCAACCATTGTATTGGTTCCAATCGGTGCTTTTTTAACCTACAAAGCGGCAACAGACTCTGCGCTATTTGATGTAGAAAAGTATCAACGGTTTTTTAAGAATCTGTTCTCCAAAAAGAAAGAAGTATAA
- a CDS encoding bifunctional 3,4-dihydroxy-2-butanone-4-phosphate synthase/GTP cyclohydrolase II has protein sequence MLNTIEEAIEDIKAGKMLIVVDDEDRENEGDFLMAAEKVTPEDINFMITHGKGLVCAPITAQRCEELKLEMMVGRNTATHETNFTVSVDLLGHGCTTGISAQDRAKTIQAMIDPNLDPAELGRPGHIFPLRAVEGGVIRRAGHTEAAVDLPRMAGLYPAGVICEIMNEDGTMARLPDLLKIAERFNLKVISIQDLISYRLSKESLIRKEVSVKLPTEWGDFDIVAFTQLNTGENHLALVKGTWEPNEPVLVRVHSSCVTGDIFGSCRCDCGPQLHKAMEMVEKAGKGLIIYMNQEGRGIGLINKLKAYHLQENGLDTVEANLKLGFKMDERDYGVGAQIIRSLGVTKMKLMSNNPTKRAGLIGYGLEVVETVPIEITHNEHNENYLMTKRDKMGHAIMKNDPE, from the coding sequence ATGTTAAATACAATAGAGGAAGCGATAGAGGATATCAAAGCCGGGAAGATGTTGATTGTGGTGGATGATGAGGATCGCGAAAACGAAGGCGATTTTTTAATGGCCGCAGAAAAAGTTACTCCTGAAGATATCAACTTCATGATAACACATGGAAAAGGTTTAGTTTGTGCGCCAATTACTGCCCAGCGTTGTGAGGAGTTAAAGCTCGAAATGATGGTGGGAAGAAATACGGCTACACATGAAACTAACTTTACTGTTTCGGTAGACTTGTTGGGTCATGGTTGTACTACAGGAATCTCTGCTCAGGATAGAGCTAAGACTATTCAGGCGATGATCGATCCTAATCTTGATCCTGCTGAATTAGGTCGTCCGGGACATATTTTTCCTTTACGTGCTGTTGAAGGAGGAGTGATACGTCGTGCCGGGCATACGGAAGCGGCAGTTGATTTACCTCGTATGGCCGGATTATACCCAGCAGGTGTTATTTGCGAGATTATGAACGAAGACGGAACGATGGCACGATTACCCGATCTTCTGAAAATTGCCGAAAGATTTAATTTGAAAGTAATCTCTATCCAGGATTTGATCTCTTACCGTTTGAGTAAAGAGTCGTTAATCCGTAAAGAGGTTTCAGTTAAGCTACCTACCGAGTGGGGTGATTTTGATATTGTTGCGTTCACCCAGTTGAATACCGGAGAAAATCATTTAGCCTTAGTTAAAGGAACCTGGGAGCCTAATGAGCCTGTATTAGTTCGTGTTCACTCTTCATGTGTTACCGGAGATATCTTTGGTTCTTGCCGTTGTGATTGTGGTCCGCAGCTTCATAAAGCCATGGAAATGGTGGAGAAAGCCGGCAAAGGACTCATTATCTATATGAATCAAGAGGGCAGAGGCATTGGGCTGATCAATAAATTGAAAGCATACCATTTACAAGAAAATGGATTAGATACCGTTGAAGCAAACCTGAAATTAGGTTTCAAGATGGATGAACGTGATTATGGTGTTGGAGCTCAAATTATTCGTTCGCTGGGGGTTACCAAGATGAAATTAATGTCTAACAATCCTACAAAACGTGCCGGATTAATTGGTTATGGGTTAGAGGTGGTGGAAACAGTGCCAATTGAGATAACACATAATGAGCATAACGAAAATTATTTAATGACCAAACGAGATAAAATGGGTCATGCTATAATGAAAAACGATCCTGAATAA
- a CDS encoding translocation/assembly module TamB domain-containing protein produces MLYFAGQTKWFQTKAAQFGADYLSKELKTKVQIKGLYIKFIKSVVIEGLYIEDLKKDTLLYSGYLEVDLNKFNLKNRKIAVADLKLSDTYFAYKELKDKKSTNLSFIINYFSGAPDTTTKPPSKPFELSVNNIDIKNLTFIYKDESDTSKTEGMNYADIRAYGVNIQANDVNMDGDVILANLKNLSAQEKCGFVLNKLAGRVKYTPKEIEINNLKLITPHSNISKYLAFRYNRIGDFKHFVRKVYMDADFKRSHLDFKDITYFAPAIKDYTLKVNLDGTVKGTVTNLQTKNITFSAGDKTLIKGNIAIKGLPHINDTDMDLEFAQLVTNSDDINKILASIDQKDVALPEILKQVGNVDFKGTFKGRYNNFKIKGILISDAGSALTDLAMDFRDMKKPLYKGFVNTTDLDIGKLSGVKSLGKTTLSANVDGQGFDFKTMKDDLNAKITYFDYNGYRYQNIDINGSLALKKFNGSFNINDKNLIIDFDGKFNLNQNPSYNFTADIKQADFRALKLMKDTLAISTYISSNFTGTTIDNVLGKLLLEGTKLTTKQGSFDLDSIQVISEMRGDTAKRLLLRSDMLNAGFEGDYTLTRLEGAVKSMLSAYLPSFKWKQTKAHVPQNFKFGIYLKDLTPITSIFIPDLKIPEKGLFIGNFNSEKNQMTINGSIKKLKYQNFEVDNLILDQGNSNESLFLNLALGTFAMDSLRFNDVGMSNYLRNDKVNSNLKLVDPKGTNALDLNAELLFTPDSTIFSVLPSELTLNSERWKIDDKFRILFAEDGYHVEDFTLHNKDQRLTVEGMISKTDNEPLTVNLRNLDLNILNPFLKSQGIRLSGYVTGNASTIAVLKAPKVSSDMIVHELGLNNNILGDAEISSRWYSETNEVNFSMNVMQDDVTKISVSGSAQPTKKEDNIFADVEMNETSLVIFQPFLTGLVSDLSGKTSMNLLVRGSIAKPKINGTLSFNNAGVRVDYLNTRYTINDKLGVENSRITFENFNLRDVKNHTATANGYMDLSDLNSVKLNLRLNANRFQALNTTIKDNEIYYGTAYATGNFLFQGPLNDMLIDINATTNEGTQFFLPISDESSVGSDELVTFVSRDTLANLKKKEDSELKLRLNFDLTVNPTAEVSILLGENSGGTMTGKGNGNLQLRINTLGDFQMFGLYNLTEGKYDMSIPGIKKTFKISDGSTVRFNGDPYDARMNVNAIYETRSSLTNLYSDARITETSEEKMNQRITVNTLINVSGSLSEMTYDFKIAFPQNESLYENTFASYFSSEGNVQKQAFGLLSTGSFTSENQNFGQGAIAGSLVDLASSKLSSLLNEAIGAQNFDVNANVNASGQTEFGGNVRLLNQRLIINGQFTSRDKNITGNSNYNTNNSSALSSDIDVEYLIFPDGNLRLKAYNHSNTTNSNDLVYDSDYKQGVGILYRKDFDSWKEFFENSRKKQRLAEIRRQQRLEERKKQQEEKERLEREKQELEKAKAKENIKDNADDSERVEF; encoded by the coding sequence ATGCTGTATTTTGCCGGTCAGACCAAGTGGTTTCAAACAAAAGCCGCTCAGTTTGGTGCCGATTATCTCTCTAAAGAACTTAAAACAAAGGTTCAGATCAAAGGTTTGTACATCAAGTTTATTAAGTCTGTCGTTATTGAAGGCTTATACATTGAGGACCTGAAAAAAGACACCTTGCTTTATTCCGGCTATCTTGAAGTTGACCTTAACAAGTTCAATCTGAAAAACAGAAAAATAGCTGTAGCTGACCTAAAATTGAGCGATACCTATTTCGCTTACAAGGAGTTAAAGGATAAAAAATCAACAAATTTAAGCTTTATCATCAATTACTTCAGCGGCGCTCCGGACACTACTACCAAACCTCCTTCAAAGCCTTTCGAATTATCTGTTAACAACATAGATATTAAGAACCTGACATTCATCTATAAAGATGAAAGCGATACATCCAAAACTGAGGGGATGAATTATGCTGACATCCGTGCATATGGTGTAAATATTCAGGCCAATGATGTAAACATGGATGGAGATGTTATTCTTGCCAACCTCAAAAATCTTAGTGCGCAAGAGAAATGCGGCTTTGTACTTAACAAACTGGCCGGCCGTGTAAAGTATACCCCTAAAGAAATTGAAATTAATAACTTAAAACTGATCACTCCTCATAGTAATATCAGTAAGTACTTAGCTTTTAGGTATAATCGTATTGGCGATTTCAAACATTTTGTTCGCAAGGTTTACATGGATGCCGACTTTAAGCGCTCACATCTAGACTTTAAGGATATCACCTATTTTGCTCCGGCCATTAAAGATTACACCCTTAAAGTTAACCTCGACGGAACTGTAAAAGGAACAGTAACCAACCTACAAACTAAAAACATAACCTTTAGTGCAGGCGATAAAACACTTATCAAAGGAAATATCGCTATCAAAGGATTGCCCCATATTAATGACACGGATATGGATCTTGAGTTTGCACAATTAGTGACCAATAGTGATGATATCAATAAGATTCTAGCAAGCATAGACCAGAAGGATGTTGCTTTACCAGAAATTCTGAAGCAGGTTGGAAATGTTGATTTCAAGGGAACATTCAAAGGTCGTTATAACAATTTCAAGATTAAAGGCATTTTGATAAGTGATGCAGGTTCTGCATTAACTGACCTTGCAATGGATTTCAGAGACATGAAAAAACCATTGTACAAAGGGTTTGTAAATACCACCGACCTGGATATTGGTAAACTTAGCGGTGTTAAATCATTAGGCAAAACAACCCTTTCTGCCAATGTTGACGGACAAGGTTTTGACTTCAAAACAATGAAGGATGATCTGAATGCCAAGATTACCTATTTTGATTATAATGGTTACCGCTACCAAAACATTGATATCAACGGAAGTTTGGCTCTTAAGAAATTTAACGGCTCATTTAACATCAACGATAAAAATCTTATAATCGATTTTGACGGTAAATTCAATTTAAACCAAAATCCATCTTACAACTTTACAGCTGATATTAAGCAGGCTGATTTTCGTGCGCTAAAGCTAATGAAAGACACGCTGGCTATTTCAACTTATATCAGTAGCAACTTTACCGGAACCACTATTGATAATGTACTGGGTAAGTTGTTATTAGAAGGCACTAAATTAACCACCAAACAAGGTTCATTTGATTTAGACAGTATCCAGGTGATCTCGGAGATGAGGGGAGACACCGCTAAAAGACTCTTACTTAGATCAGATATGCTGAATGCAGGCTTTGAGGGAGATTATACCTTAACCCGTTTGGAAGGTGCAGTAAAAAGTATGCTTTCTGCTTATTTACCTTCATTCAAATGGAAACAAACAAAAGCTCACGTTCCACAGAACTTTAAATTCGGTATCTATCTAAAGGACCTTACTCCTATTACTTCCATCTTTATTCCTGACCTGAAGATTCCGGAGAAAGGGTTATTCATTGGTAACTTCAATAGTGAGAAGAATCAAATGACTATTAATGGTTCTATCAAAAAATTGAAGTACCAGAACTTTGAGGTCGACAACTTGATTCTTGACCAGGGTAATAGTAATGAGTCATTATTCCTGAACCTTGCATTGGGAACATTTGCAATGGACAGCTTAAGGTTCAACGATGTGGGTATGTCGAACTACCTGAGAAATGACAAGGTAAATTCCAACCTAAAACTAGTAGATCCTAAAGGCACCAACGCACTTGACTTAAATGCGGAATTATTGTTCACTCCTGATTCCACCATCTTTAGTGTACTTCCTTCAGAGTTAACTCTTAACAGTGAAAGATGGAAAATTGACGATAAGTTCAGGATTCTATTTGCTGAGGACGGTTATCACGTTGAAGATTTTACCCTGCATAATAAAGACCAACGATTAACAGTTGAGGGGATGATCTCTAAAACAGATAATGAACCTCTTACTGTTAATCTCCGCAATCTTGACCTTAATATTTTAAATCCGTTTCTAAAAAGCCAGGGCATAAGGCTCAGCGGTTACGTAACCGGAAATGCAAGTACGATTGCTGTTTTAAAAGCGCCGAAAGTGAGTTCTGACATGATCGTTCATGAACTTGGTCTTAACAATAATATTTTGGGTGATGCCGAAATTTCTTCTCGATGGTACAGTGAAACCAATGAGGTAAACTTCTCAATGAATGTGATGCAGGATGACGTTACCAAAATCAGTGTTTCTGGATCTGCTCAACCGACAAAAAAAGAAGACAACATCTTTGCCGATGTAGAGATGAACGAAACCAGTCTGGTTATTTTCCAACCCTTCTTAACAGGTTTGGTTTCCGATCTTAGTGGCAAAACCTCCATGAATTTACTGGTTCGCGGTAGCATTGCTAAACCAAAAATCAACGGTACCTTATCTTTTAACAATGCAGGAGTAAGAGTTGATTACTTAAATACCCGCTATACAATTAATGATAAATTGGGTGTAGAGAATAGTCGGATTACATTTGAAAATTTCAACTTAAGAGATGTTAAAAACCACACAGCTACAGCCAATGGTTACATGGACCTTTCTGACCTTAACAGTGTTAAGTTAAACTTACGTCTGAATGCCAATCGGTTCCAGGCATTGAACACCACTATAAAGGATAACGAAATTTACTACGGAACGGCGTACGCAACCGGGAATTTCCTTTTCCAAGGCCCGTTGAACGATATGCTTATCGATATTAATGCAACAACTAATGAAGGCACACAGTTCTTCCTTCCAATTTCTGATGAGAGTAGCGTTGGTAGCGACGAGTTAGTAACCTTTGTTAGTCGTGATACACTGGCAAACCTTAAAAAGAAGGAAGACTCAGAGTTAAAACTTCGTCTGAATTTCGACCTTACCGTTAACCCTACCGCAGAAGTTTCAATTTTATTAGGAGAAAACTCGGGTGGAACAATGACAGGTAAGGGAAATGGTAACCTTCAGCTTAGAATAAATACCTTGGGAGATTTCCAGATGTTTGGGCTATATAACCTTACAGAAGGTAAATATGACATGAGCATTCCGGGAATTAAAAAGACATTCAAAATTTCTGACGGAAGTACGGTTCGTTTTAACGGAGACCCTTACGATGCGCGAATGAATGTTAATGCGATTTATGAAACCCGTTCGAGTTTGACAAACCTGTATTCGGATGCCCGTATAACGGAAACTTCTGAAGAAAAAATGAATCAGCGGATCACTGTTAATACACTTATCAACGTTTCGGGAAGCTTGAGCGAGATGACCTACGACTTTAAGATTGCGTTCCCTCAAAACGAGTCGTTGTACGAAAATACATTTGCTTCTTATTTCAGCAGTGAGGGTAATGTTCAGAAACAAGCATTCGGACTATTATCTACCGGAAGTTTTACATCTGAAAACCAAAACTTCGGACAGGGTGCTATCGCGGGTTCATTAGTTGATTTGGCATCTTCCAAACTATCGTCATTATTAAATGAGGCGATCGGCGCACAAAACTTTGATGTGAATGCCAACGTAAACGCGAGCGGGCAAACCGAATTCGGAGGAAATGTTCGTTTGTTAAATCAACGCTTGATCATCAACGGCCAATTTACATCACGAGATAAGAACATTACCGGTAACAGTAATTATAATACCAATAACAGTTCGGCCCTGAGTAGCGATATCGATGTAGAGTATTTAATATTCCCTGATGGAAATCTTCGTTTGAAAGCCTATAATCACTCAAATACTACCAACAGTAATGACTTGGTTTACGATTCTGATTATAAACAAGGCGTTGGTATTCTGTACAGGAAAGACTTTGACAGCTGGAAAGAGTTTTTCGAAAACTCCCGTAAGAAACAACGACTAGCTGAAATCAGAAGACAACAACGATTGGAAGAACGGAAAAAACAGCAGGAAGAAAAAGAAAGGCTAGAGCGCGAGAAACAAGAACTCGAAAAAGCAAAAGCCAAAGAAAATATAAAAGACAACGCTGACGACAGTGAGCGGGTTGAATTCTAA
- the tsaD gene encoding tRNA (adenosine(37)-N6)-threonylcarbamoyltransferase complex transferase subunit TsaD, giving the protein MPVILGIESSCDETSASVCADGQILSNVIANQTVHEAFGGVVPELASRVHQQNIIPTIHKAIIDAKISKKDINAVAFTRGPGLLGSLLVGSSFAKSFALGMNIPLIDVNHMQAHILAHFIDDPKPVFPFLCLTVSGGHTQIVKVNDYFDMELIGQTTDDAAGEAFDKAAKMLNLPYPGGPLIDKYAKEGNPSAYQFPEPQIPGLDFSFSGLKTAFLYFVRDKQKENPNFLEENMADVCASIQHRIVSVLINKMKKAVKETGINQVAIAGGVSANSGLRNALLEAEQKWKWKVFIPKFEYCTDNAAMIAIAGYHKYLKGEFVGQEVSPLARWSI; this is encoded by the coding sequence ATGCCAGTAATTTTGGGAATCGAGTCGTCATGTGATGAAACTTCCGCTTCGGTATGTGCTGACGGTCAAATCTTATCCAATGTAATTGCTAATCAAACAGTTCACGAAGCTTTTGGGGGTGTTGTTCCCGAATTGGCATCACGCGTACATCAGCAAAATATTATACCCACTATCCACAAGGCAATTATCGACGCTAAAATAAGCAAAAAAGATATAAATGCGGTTGCTTTTACGCGTGGACCGGGTCTTTTAGGCTCACTTTTAGTTGGGTCTTCTTTTGCCAAATCATTTGCATTGGGTATGAACATTCCTTTGATCGATGTGAACCATATGCAAGCTCATATTTTAGCACATTTTATCGACGATCCAAAGCCGGTTTTTCCGTTTCTATGTCTCACAGTATCAGGCGGTCATACGCAAATTGTTAAAGTGAATGACTATTTTGATATGGAACTGATCGGGCAAACAACAGACGATGCAGCTGGTGAGGCTTTTGACAAAGCGGCAAAGATGTTGAATCTTCCTTATCCGGGCGGACCGTTGATCGATAAATATGCTAAAGAAGGAAATCCATCTGCTTATCAGTTTCCTGAACCTCAAATTCCGGGATTAGATTTTAGCTTTAGTGGGTTAAAAACGGCATTTCTTTATTTTGTGAGAGATAAGCAAAAGGAGAATCCGAATTTCCTGGAGGAAAACATGGCTGATGTTTGTGCGTCTATTCAACATCGTATCGTTTCTGTTTTGATCAATAAAATGAAAAAAGCAGTAAAAGAAACCGGGATCAACCAGGTGGCAATTGCTGGAGGAGTATCGGCTAATTCAGGATTAAGAAATGCTTTACTGGAAGCGGAACAAAAATGGAAATGGAAGGTGTTTATTCCAAAGTTTGAATACTGTACCGATAATGCAGCCATGATTGCTATTGCCGGATATCATAAATACTTAAAAGGTGAATTTGTAGGGCAGGAGGTGAGCCCGTTAGCAAGATGGAGTATTTAG
- a CDS encoding DinB family protein translates to MTAKEAILLNFKETRRRSINLWKGIPIDFLHWKPDHEAMSCIEMVRHVLESEHIYHVIIQNRGELGDFKSPWDNLPYTTVEQELDFAQFFSDKFMQEIKDYSEDDLSTIEIIRPTKNQRKILGDYLNRIVFHEAVHMGQLLSYLRTLGIERPLIWD, encoded by the coding sequence ATGACTGCTAAAGAAGCCATTTTATTAAACTTTAAAGAAACCCGTAGAAGAAGTATAAACCTTTGGAAAGGTATTCCTATTGATTTTTTGCATTGGAAACCAGATCATGAGGCTATGTCTTGTATTGAAATGGTTAGACACGTATTGGAATCAGAGCACATTTACCATGTGATCATCCAAAACAGAGGAGAACTTGGAGATTTTAAATCTCCTTGGGACAACCTACCTTATACAACCGTTGAACAAGAGCTTGATTTTGCCCAATTTTTCAGCGATAAGTTCATGCAAGAAATCAAGGATTATTCAGAAGATGATTTATCAACAATTGAAATAATCAGACCTACTAAGAATCAACGAAAAATTCTTGGTGATTATTTAAATCGGATTGTATTTCATGAAGCTGTTCACATGGGTCAATTACTTTCTTATTTACGAACGTTGGGTATTGAAAGACCATTAATCTGGGATTAA
- the recA gene encoding recombinase RecA has protein sequence MSENKLEKLKALQLTLDKLEKSYGKGTIMKLGDTAIEPIEAISTGSLGLDIALGIGGLPKGRIIEIYGPESSGKTTLAIHAIAESQKKGGIAAIIDAEHAFDKFYAKKLGVDVDNLLISQPDNGEQALEIADNLIRSGAIDIIVIDSVAALVPKGEIEGEMGDSKMGLQARLMSQALRKLTGTISKTGCCCIFINQLREKIGVMFGNPETTTGGNALKFYASVRLDIRRTGQIKDGEEVAGNRVKVKIVKNKVAPPFRLAEFDIMYGEGISKAGEIIDLGVEYEIIKKSGSWFSYGDSKLGQGRDAVKQLILDNPELMEELEGKIRHVVTGESMQDNEE, from the coding sequence ATGAGCGAAAATAAACTGGAAAAGCTAAAAGCTTTACAACTTACGTTAGACAAACTTGAAAAATCATACGGAAAAGGCACCATTATGAAATTGGGCGATACGGCAATTGAGCCGATCGAGGCCATTTCAACTGGTTCTTTAGGATTAGATATTGCATTAGGAATTGGTGGATTACCAAAAGGTCGTATCATTGAAATATACGGTCCGGAATCATCAGGTAAAACCACTTTAGCGATTCACGCCATTGCTGAATCACAGAAAAAAGGTGGTATCGCAGCAATCATCGACGCTGAGCATGCTTTTGACAAGTTTTATGCTAAAAAATTAGGTGTTGATGTTGATAATTTATTGATTTCACAACCTGATAATGGTGAGCAGGCATTAGAAATTGCTGATAACCTGATCCGCTCAGGAGCAATTGACATCATTGTTATTGACTCGGTAGCTGCATTGGTTCCTAAAGGTGAGATTGAAGGCGAAATGGGTGATTCTAAAATGGGTTTACAAGCTCGTTTGATGTCACAAGCATTGCGTAAACTTACCGGTACAATCAGCAAAACAGGATGTTGCTGTATTTTCATCAACCAGCTACGTGAAAAAATCGGTGTAATGTTTGGTAACCCTGAAACAACTACTGGTGGTAACGCATTGAAATTCTATGCATCTGTTCGTTTGGATATCCGCAGAACCGGACAAATTAAAGATGGTGAAGAAGTTGCAGGTAACCGCGTAAAAGTTAAAATCGTTAAAAACAAGGTTGCTCCTCCTTTCCGTTTAGCTGAGTTCGACATTATGTACGGCGAAGGTATTTCTAAAGCCGGCGAAATTATCGACTTAGGTGTTGAATATGAAATCATTAAGAAATCAGGTTCATGGTTCAGCTACGGAGACAGCAAATTAGGTCAGGGCCGCGACGCGGTTAAACAACTGATCCTTGACAACCCTGAGCTGATGGAAGAACTGGAAGGCAAAATCAGACATGTTGTTACCGGCGAAAGCATGCAAGATAATGAAGAATAA
- the nth gene encoding endonuclease III produces MIKKDRYKAFIDYFSEHQPDAETELHYTNPYELLVAVILSAQCTDKRVNMVTPALFERYPTPEVLKESTSDEVFTYIKSISYPNNKAKHLVGMAKLLVDKFKGEVPATVEELQEMPGVGRKTANVIASVIYSQPKMAVDTHVFRVAARIGLTTNAKTPLAAEKQLVKNIPQDKIHVAHHWLILHGRYICLARSPKCDICPLTSFCKYFEQVVLKKAI; encoded by the coding sequence ATGATCAAGAAAGACAGATATAAAGCTTTTATAGATTATTTTTCAGAACATCAACCTGACGCCGAAACTGAACTTCATTATACAAACCCCTATGAATTATTAGTGGCTGTAATACTTTCGGCGCAGTGCACGGATAAAAGGGTAAATATGGTTACTCCGGCTTTGTTCGAGCGTTATCCTACACCCGAGGTCTTAAAAGAATCTACTTCCGATGAGGTTTTTACCTATATTAAAAGTATCAGCTATCCTAATAATAAGGCGAAGCATTTAGTCGGAATGGCTAAACTGCTAGTGGATAAATTTAAAGGAGAAGTTCCTGCCACAGTTGAAGAACTGCAGGAAATGCCGGGGGTTGGCAGAAAAACCGCTAACGTTATTGCTTCTGTTATTTACAGCCAGCCGAAAATGGCTGTTGACACCCATGTATTTAGGGTTGCAGCACGAATTGGGCTTACCACCAATGCCAAAACACCCCTGGCTGCCGAAAAGCAATTAGTAAAGAATATTCCACAAGATAAGATCCATGTTGCACACCATTGGCTGATTTTACATGGTCGTTATATCTGTTTAGCACGCAGCCCCAAATGCGATATTTGTCCGCTTACAAGCTTTTGCAAATACTTTGAGCAAGTAGTGCTAAAAAAAGCAATTTAA